The region agcttgttcagctgaattttggtACCCTATACTTGAGTAACCTTTCCAACTCCTCCCTACCTGTTTTCAGATACTAGTACTACTTAGGTCACTAGCACAATCTAGCCGAAACAAAATCTTATATGGGAATTGTTTCTCTCTCAAAAAAGGAATTATGTACActtctttcagtttttgattttcaactcTGTAGCAAGCACAGTATGCATTGtcaagaacaataaaaaaaattgtttaattttaaccAGTAATAAAACCACCAATTTCCATCTGAATCCCGACTTTTGACTGTTAATAATATCCAGTAGTGCTTTTGAACAGCCATCTATTGACACAGTGGAGACTGAGTTGCGTTAACTTAAGCTTGccgattttgattttttaatatttttgagtggcaattcctggtttcctttgTCTGgacaaaatcttcaaccaTTATAGGCCCAAATGCTCGCCAGTAAATCAAATATGGCCTGAgccaagttgttcaaagggtggatataGCACTATGTATTGAATAAACCACAATCCattggataataataattattattaaaagctTTTAGCAGTAGTTCTCCACTGGAAATTACCTCATCTGTGGAATAACAACATCCATTCTTCAAGCAATCGTGGTCTAGTTGTTCTCAAACCTTAGACATGGACATGGAACTTTATTAATGCAGCAACCAGTATACTTAATATCTGGGGGAGGATCTTATGTCCATGCACACCATGACTCCCCTGATAGTCAAAATCTCATTTGAATGAAGGAAGGTTACcgtagtttctaaagaaactgtggtgctgcattggttaggaaatgaaatttctgAATTTGGTATCACTAACGAGTTGGTAGCGGTTAAATTTGTCTTGTGTAGTGATGACAAAGTAACAGTTTGAGGTATGAAAATCCTTGATTATTTGCTCTGACTAAGGGCTAATGCTAGAAATGTCACCTTCATTACTCCTTTgaggtggaaatttgaaccTTATCAACTTGCTTGATATCAACTTCTTAAGTCTCTCATTTTACTGTAAAGGTCTAAGCTTCCATTTTTCATATAAAGTCTAACCAGTAATTTTATATATTAGCAATGACCACCATTTAGGCCTAAAATCTGATATAGAGAGgattttttatattattttaattattaatattattattattttttgtggtCTGTGTGAAATAATATCCATGTGATCCTTGCCAGGTTAAGAAAGACCCCTTCCCCTGTTACTTAACaccttctctctttttttatttacagggGTAGATGTCTCTACTGTATTTTCAGGGGATCTGGTTCCTTCACTGTACCAGCCACCATATACACTTGACTCCACAGCACGGTGCAGTTATCAAGCACCTCCGCTGAGAAACGAGTTGTCAGAAAACTTGAGCCAACGCTTTGGATGCAACAGGAACATATACAAACCCGCTGTTGGTGCAGGTAAAGCAGAGGACACATCCAGTACATTCATGATCAACCTAAAATAAAAGCTGCACAAAACAACGTCATGAAACATAATTCTCGTAATTACtaagaaattcattaacaACATAGTTGAGATATTGTTTCATGTGTCTAATAGCATTaaaactaacaataaaaattgtgAAGATATTTGGACCTTCCTGAGGTCATTTTCACGCGCAAGTTAAAAATGTACAAGTAATTAGCATAAATGTACATGTGTTTGCCATGGTtaaaaatagttaaaaaaataccatGATCACTAAAAGGCAGTAAAATATGTGACATatgtgataaaataataataattgtaaatgtTGACGAAGAGAAGACATAGAGCAATAAGCAACAATAGGCTTTTATAAACTGAtctaaacaaataattttgcacAGATGTACATTTCTAACTAGCACTTCAAACGAACCTCTGGAAGGTTGAAACATCGTGCATTTTTATCATTAGTTTTTATCATAAAATCGATTTCTAAGaaattacttatcaaaactttaaaacttttaaaaaatgcataaataTAATGTCCCAAAACATTAGAGACCAACCTGAAAAGTGAAAAGcaagaacaataacaaatccCTTATTTCACAAGCCAGTTATTCAACTGTTAGAAATTCAGTGATAAATATATGTATTCATACTggaatgtaaaataaaatattcttctTTCAATCTTAAAATTAAACCTGTATCCTAAAGGTTTCAAGTTAAACAACAATCACCTTGGGAGGGTGCTTCCATCTGAgaatgatgcaaaaaaaaaaggaagaagagatTTTAAAAAACCTTTGTGCTAAGCCAGCACATACAGAATACtcttccttaaaaaaaaaaaaccaggaCATCAAAAATTCATATTACTAATACATATAATATAAAAGCTCTGATTTAAGAGAACAGATGAATACCactattttgctgtttttcagtTCCAACAGTGTCATACAACTCTCCTCAAATGCATCTTCATGGAAAAACACACTACTCAACAGAATATGTCGACAAGTCTTCCTTTCTCAAGGTAAGTCTAAAAGTGATGGAGGCTTGAGGGTTAAGGATGATACAAGAGGCCTACCGGTAAGTTTATAACTTAACACTTGGCAGCAAAAATGCGCCAAAAAATGAGATTTTCCTGCTGCCATGAATACTAATTACCAAACACAGACTCCACAATAATTGTGACCAGCAGCTTGTTACTTTTTCTTACAGGAGGAAGCCAAAAGATTGAAATCAGGCCCAATTCCTGCCTTAGAGGAGTACCTTAAAACTGCAAAGCCACATGGTATACAGTGTagttttaacttattttttaaCCTGTACAGAAGGTTTGTTTTGTCAACGATAATTCTAGAACGTGTTGTGTTTATAAGTATctagattaaaaaaaaaaaaaccgaacAAAAACAAGATACAGTCTCACAGTTttccagttaattttttttggcaagcggtcatgcaatttttcaggGGGGTCGTACAAAGTGTAGTACTTTAATTCATAAGAGTACTTTAGCTTATTGTCGTTTTCGTCCATGTCGGGTCAGGTAGCGGTTGCCGTtgggtttttgacccaagACCCTTCTCTTATCTGGAACACTGAGTCTCAGGGTTTATAATCTAGACTTCTGGCAAAATGGAAGACTGCAAATCCAAGCCAATGAACTCAAATAATGAAATGGCAAGAGGGAAAAACTGAAGTTCCCTCAAAGAAACCTCTGAAGTTCCCTCAAagaaacctctcagagcaaaGTAGAGAAACGGCAGACTTAGCTCACGTAAGACATTGATCCCAGGCCATGCCTGGGAGGTTAGTGGTCTCACTGCTGCACTTAAACCCTGCTCTTGGCTAACACAGGTgtatgacaatttttttgttccagaAAGGGCAAGTTTGTTAAGAAAACTTCAACGCATCAGTGTCAAGGACAAGAAAGAGAATAGTGATCCTGAATGGATTTCATTTTGGGGTGGACCAGCATGAGCTTCCAAGATGGCAAAATATGAACAATGCTCTAAGCAATCTGGGACTATACTGATccaagaatttaaaattaatatatttgCATCGACaacaaatcaacaaaacaaaacctgcAGGATCAGTTACATCTCCACTTGTAAAAGAAGGGAATGTAAAAGAAGTcatgttttgcattttctctGACAGCAGTTGCATGGAAACTGTGATTCCCAGGCAGCAATATTTCAttgaaaggagaaaaaatgcaaaaagtgGTGGTGACTcagttattatttattgccaAGGATAAGCACGGAGAATCATCACTTCTGTTTGGTGTTGATAAATTGTACATGAATGTTTCTTTCTCAATGTTTGCTGTAACTGAGGCTAAcaagactgttttttttttttcaataataataaaatgaaaacctgCACCTGATTGCTTTGAATTATGAAATTTTGTGTGACCTGAGCATAAAAGAAGGTTATCAATGAGCTGTGTCACCATAGTGTTGTGTTGTCCATGTCCTCTCACCACTACAAAAATGATATGTTGCATTATATATACCTAGCCATTTAATTATCAGGAGTGATTTCAGAATACCCCGCAACTTATCAACATACTGTATTGCCTTCTCCTCTTTAAGAACAAGATGTGGAAAACAATGTGCATAGATGCCAAGTCTCCAGCTTTCGGCTGGAGACTCCAGCTTTCACACTCAATCTCCAGCTCTCCAGCCGAGCAAGCAAAATCTCCAGCTGAGCTTGGGTTAACAAATTTTGTAATACATATATCGTATAAAATGATTGTTCCACAATCGTAAAACTGTTCATGATCTGAAAAATCGTGAAATCGACGAGAAATCAGCGACAAATTGACAATAAATCAAGAAATTCTAGACCCCAGAGCCCTTTTCTTCTCACTGCTCGTGTTTGTTTACCCGACGTAACCTGGGTTCAACTTGTTTGTACGCTTGCTTTTACgcatgcccccggacccccctaGAAAAGTTCGCGCCTTTGGCGCTCGCTCAAATCTTCGCGTCTTCGGCGCTCGCTCGGATTAGGCGCTTCATTAAATCTCCAGCCAGCCTCTCCCTACAACTTGGCATCTATTAATGTGGGTAGACGATCGTACCCTGTTTAGTTCAGCCAAAAACTGAATCTTACCAAAGTTACGAAGTCAGCTCTAAATGTTCGTATCCTGTAACGATGTTTCCCCGAACGAGCACCCGACGTCTTTCCGAAAGATGAGGATTATGACGTCATAGAGGTGCTTCAAAACGAGTCTCACAACATTCGATATTTGGGTTCGCCATTTTCCCGTGAAAGATTTTGGTGTAAACGTACTGCAGGGTTTATCCAGACGAGGGAAGACAGGGGCTTTCTGAAATAGGGAAGAAGCTGCCAGGCCCTAACAAAAAGCCTTCGATGTCATCAAATCAGCGATATGAGCCGGTATGTTGGCTTTTGGAGACGTTTgttcattaataatttcaatttctgtgCTGCCGTTCGTTGCGAGAAGCTGAGCCGAGCGAAGGAGTTTGATTTGATTGTTTTGACGCATTTGTTTGTGGTTTTAAGAAGGGAAACttattcaattttgtcctcgGTCGAATATAGGAGACGAATCTCCCAAGTCTTCTTATTCTCAAGCGTTATCAATGTGGGTGACATGTACCTAAAAACGTACTTATTTTATGGACGGAAGTTTGGGTAGTTATTTTGTATATTGTGGCGTTATGATATCAAAACATACGTTGCAGAAATTTTTTAAGTTAACCCGTTCTCGACAGATAGCGATCTTTTTTTATCGTCTATGAAAATGTCGCATCATTTTGAACTTACAAAGTTAAAAACACAAGCTTACGTTCGTGTTCCCCCAAAGTCAAAACATAAGCTTACGTTCGTGTTCTCCAAAtgtctgattttatttctgttGTCCACCTGCGCAACAATAGGGCACATAAGGTGCAGATGAATTTGTTGCTTCTGGAGGAGCAGTTACACTGAAGGAAGTTGGTTTGCTTATGCCCAGTTTGCCGTTGTCGTGGAAGCATAAGTTGTTTTCAAAGCACATAAATATGATTCCTCATTCTTCAGTGTACGTGGCTTTGGAGTGATTTTCTTCCACCACCCAGTCAGCAAGCACTAACTTACCAAACATGTTAGCAAAATGACTTTTAACCATTTGTAAACTCATTGGATACATTTGTAAAGATGCAAGACTTGGGTTGGTGCAGTGGTCTACTACCAATGTGGCTCAGGTTGGCTTCTCCAACCTGCTGTCACATGTGGGTTaaatttgttggttctctactctgttctaagaggtttttttccCAGGCACTTTGATTTTCCCAACTCACCAAAAagccaacatttgatttgacttgatttgctgtgattcagtttgatttgtagtctgCTCAATTAGTAATACTACTGTGCTTGACTAATTCTGTTGAGACTTACATAAAGTGATCACTAACATCATTATGAATGGTTCATGATGTCATAGAACTGGGCATTGATGAAATGATTAagagaatattattttattccttCCAGTGTTTCAGGTTTAACGACTTGTCTTCTAAAGATTTAGTGAATTGATTCACTCTGATATCCTCCTTTTCTCTCCTTTTTACTTTAGGTGGCAACCAGTGAACCAGCCTCCTCCACCGCACCAGTTTCTGTCTCATTGACAATAGCTCCACCCCCTGATGATGCCGTAGTGTACTCTCCACCTCCCCCCTATGAAGCCAGAGATGAACAGGATAGTTCACCAGGTAAGGAAACTGGAAAATTATTCCTATCCTTTGTGGCCAAAGGATTCCTTTTAGTCCTGTTTTTTGGATAGGTGGACCAAAACCTTTTATTTACTTGTTACTAGTTATTGTGAACATTCTAATGGGAGCAAGATCTGCTGTTTATGCCTTTCTTTGTACGACACTCAAGGAGTGTGGAGGGGAATTGACTTTGGCAGAGAGATTTGTTCAGGGATAGCAAGGGAGGGAGACCTGTTTGGGGATATTATTTTAGATGTCTTGGTAGTTTTGCCATTTGATAGCTGTGATTACATATCAAAATATACTGTGGGATTAGATATGATTTGATTGCTTTGACAATTTcatagaaataattattattcatcccCTTTTTCAGGTGCTGACCTTCCTCCATCTTATGACATAGCTGCCAAACTTCCAACTTACGAAGAAGCTGAACGGGTGAAGGAAACACAAGATGACTTGGTGAGAAATATGACTTAAATTTCCATACCCtctggttttgttttattatttgctGACATAGTTGAATTTTTCTAATGTTGCGAGAAGACTATAGTTGATTGGTAGGTTTAATTTTATCATCGTTTCCAACTAGGCATTTGCTaggttgaaataattattgttgaaaatCAATGGaggcattgtttttgtgtgaaattttttttatagaaacGATAAGAGGAATCCTGTTCCAAGGGGCAGTCTGGCATCTACTTTTAACAGCATTTTTGACCGAAATTGGTTGGCAAAATGTTTAAGGAGAAAATAAGACTATCTTTAACTTAAAGCAGTCTCAGTGGCTGGAATTGCCTTTACATATAAGATCGACTTTTGTTATGaaattaatcagaaaaactaatGCCAAGAGGAAGTGCCAGGAAAGATGGACTGTTTGGTTTGTGAGATACTCCTGATTAAAAAGTACAGACCAAGTCTTAATATCCAGTCAGACTCAATTCGTGGGAAAGTATTCACTTGACTTTGGGTATTCCTTTGTGATATCACTGGATGATTCACTGGCTTAGAACAATCGGCTATTGTTTTCGGTTTCCTTTTGTCTACTTActaatataaattattttctttattttcttgataatgatgagAGGATGACGTCGAAATCTGTCTGCATTGGGTTTTCTGATTAATGAAATTGCCTTTCCCAAGAGAACACACGGTCATAATCGTGTTCATCTTTAACTTTCAGTTGGCCAGAGGACATGATGGAATTCATTCCATCTTTGTCTTATGAGTAGCTTAATACTCTTAACTTGAACAATGCCTTCCTCCCCTTTCTATCACTTTGGAAATGAGTAATGTtggtgaaaatgaaacttcatTTGACTTGTAGGTTGATAGGAATGCTCTTCTGATCGATGGTGGAGTAGGTATGAATAATCTGcttctgggcccagttgttcaaaacccAATTAAACTAATCCTAAGTTAGAGTAAATGTTAATTGCTCTTTATTTACTGCTGAAGAAGGGTTTGCtgcaaaattgtggcccaatggGGTTATAagttacaaatttattttccttaaacccTAATCTTGTGAACAATCCTCCTTTAaccataaataaataacaattaaaatttccactaatccaggactagcttaatcaggctttgaacaaccgTGCCCTGAGGGATAAATCTTTGCAGTGGTTGTTAAattgaatattgttttgttgtgtcTATTTGTGGTCCAGTGTTGAAGCAAAAATAACACCTTTTCTTGGTATTCTTTCTAAACAAACCCTTCATTCTCAAACTCTGTtagaaaatataaaataataatgggTCATTCCACAGTATTTTGCATGTTTCAGAGACAACATTTAGACACGTAAAACAGCAATGAATACTTAGTTGTTGAGTAACACCCACAAAATTTTATGCCAAGTTAAAGATTGCTTTATGGTGGGTGCATAGTACTGATTTTTCCTGGATGACAACGTGATGTTCTTGACAACAAAGCAACTACTGTTGTGGAGATAACACCAAAGATTTCCAAATATTTGTTCTACAATATTAGCATTGAAATCTCTTTGAACTTTCAAGCCATTTAGgccaatttgttattttttaatcaGTGGGGCTGTGTGAtttgaagagtgatcatcacAGCATGGCGTTCACTACCCtaacttttttgaaattttcatttaaggaatggacaatacctagcgagcgtccatccaattcgggatgcacgcggatagttgggagagcacgaaggtagcgtaagagatgctcgaggcgcagccgagagcatctctagctacctaagtgctctcccaactatccaagtgcatcccgaattggacggacgctcgctaggcattgtccatttcttttataacatagcaggacatttttcacgcaggaaagtcgctttttctgcactgatcaaattgcaagttctcttaaccgtgcggtttgactaaaaatagaacgacttgttttcaaaaacaccagactttttaaaggctgcatcattttgaatgaataaactttaaataaactttttccttgacatctgagccaaatatttaagctggatggctgatgtgaaactcttgctggcaaggaatttcaccgacaatgacgtcagcctgaaccatctctatgaaccatctatttctttttcataaaaaattagccaatcagagcgcgccctagcatatagctatgttataaaaaaTGATAGTGTAACTTTGTGGAGATGAGGGCTTTTTCCTCAAAGGTTTTAAACTTAGCTTAGTTGGATCATGGGATACACATCAAGCTGAGATAATTACGTAACAGCTAAAGAATAATTCCCATAATTATTTTCTGTCCATACaccttttctttaattatatgtttttgttattgaaaaaTTAGTTATCCAACAGTTATTTATTCTTGTCTCTGGGGCAGTTAATGTTAATTTATGTAGAAACAGAGGGGTACATTCCAAATTTGCCTTTTCACAATCCTTCGTCCTTTCAACAATAATCTGAGAAGTGAATGAGGTTATCCTCTGGCATCAATGTTAAGGGGCaattttgtccaaaatactTTGGAGTGaccctaataataataattattattattatagtccAGTTGTGCTTAGTCAAGAGAATAGAGCTAGTACAATGATTATCCAGTAACAAAGCACAGAAGCTGTAGTTGCAGTTTCTGTTGCGTTGTTCTACTAAAGGAAAATGAAGCACCAATGGtgcaatgataatgatgatgatgaagagaGCGACTGTGGAAAAAATAGGAATGTTATCAAAGCTACCGTGTGTCTTTGCCATTGAGCATGCACTGGAATAATGTAGATGTTCACAGACAAGTGACAACATTCTGTCTCTTACTATTTGTGTTCTCTTTTCTTACAGAAGTTTCTCTTGGAAATGACTGGCTGTTTGGTATCTGTTTTATCAGTAAGTAGTGCCTTTTGTAAGCCTCAGAGATTTCACATTTGAATACAGTTACAACACGACAACTCTGTGAGCGAAAAAAGTATGATTGCAGCCAtttttagagcagttttcaaatgactatcgaaagtaattacatgattggcttaaaattcTTGTGCTAGTTTTAAACCaacaagaagcaaaaccaaaatggaTTGCATCTTATACGTGCAATTTTCcccatgctttgagcaagttacaggtagtGCTGTTTGCCCCtgttttgattgatcagagtaattattactttggtattggttctTGTGAAAGCCACTCTATAGTGGAAGTGTACCTAGTCAGGCCTGTAATTTATTGAAGTTGTCAGACAACTGTGCCTCACTCATGGCAATTTGTACTTAGGCTGAGTTTTAGTTAATCCAAACTACTCTCAAGAATTTTCCCTTGGTTGCTCAATAGCATACTCTGGTCTCCTCACTCCAAAGATTAATCGACTTCCAGCCAGTTGTTATGTGACTGCACACAAATTTGTTGTACTCTATACTATATCCCGTTGCCTCCTCAAACCAAGGAAATCCTGTCTTGCGAACAGCTAGAAGGACCTATGCCAGGCACTCTCAAGAGAAATAACGGTTTTGATTGCTTCTCTAGTGGCCTTTGTGTTCAACTGGCTGGGGTTCTTTGCAGCCTATTGCATGACTAAGACTGTAGCTGGACGATACGGTGCAATATCAGGCTTTGGACTCTCTGTGGTAAAGTGGGTTCTGATACTCAAGGTAAATTCAACACAATCCTTGTTATTATTCattaaaatttagttttacaTATAACATAGAACCATGATACTACCTGTGAAAGCATCTCATCAagtgtaaataataattattttaataatcattataacttttcattaatattattttataatactGGTAATTATAAATTCTCGAATTTTTATTATGCATTTTCACTAGTTACTGTAAATTACTTTTTGTCACTATTTGGCCGAAAAAGATCAGATTCAGTTTGTTTCTATGCAAGAAATTAATTAGAATGAATAAGTACGGTGTTATCGTTCCCAGTCTTATCAAAGCAagattataatattattattgcattgaGAGGAGAGATTTACCATGGAGGACTGAAAAACTACTACTTGGCTAGTTTATTGCGAATTGCTCACAGTAATGTTAAAGTCATCTGAAGTTGAAGGGAAAAAGTCAAACCTTCTTACACAAAAGTGTCAAGGTTTCTCCCGAATTGGagaatttcatttaattcgTTTGCCTTAGAGAATTTATTGTCAGGCAACTTATGTTTTAGTCAGTTTACTGTTTTAATCTTTTATCTAATTAAATCAAAAGTGAcaagatgaaaaacaaaagaatttcaaGGAAATAAGATAATTATCAAGTCTTAAATCCAGGCTGCAGTTGTCaaaagcatggttagtgctaagCAGAATAAACTACCATAGAAATTAGGTTTctatacctcttaaccaatggttcgTGCTCAGGGCGGCCAGACTGAATTACCATAATTATTTACTCACATGAAATGCACACATTTTTTCTACTGCATAATGAAAAAGCTCAGAAAATTGAGGTGTGTGTTATACATGTAAACCTTTGTTTTAGACAGGCATCTCTCATtagcatgtaaacaaataccCATACGCTAAATTTGTCCATACACGATCATTggtttttaattgaaaaataagacagaaacaataaagaaataaggATTTCGATCCACTTAAAATTACCCTTCCTCTTTATTAAACAAACACCTGATTAACAAAGCATTCACTTTTGGATGGTCATTAAAATGTCGTAATGGCTAAGAAACCGGGAGAAAAGCAAGCGAGAATTTTGGAGGGCAATGTGGTGGCTTGGGGAGATGTAACAGCCTGCAGTATTTGCTGAAGGAATAATGGCTGGATGCAGTGGATGGCAGATGGTATCAATGATTCTATAGTGACTGACTACCAAAAGAATCCATGGGAACAACTAATATTGTTCCTTGGATAGTCGGTGCATctagtttttttatttttggaggAGACGATCAAGTCATCTTTTTGTAAACATGACTTTTTACGCTAGTTTTGTGTAACCACTTACTCTTTTTTCTGCCTcattatgttttcttttctttttttttttccctaaagTGGAGTTCAAAATAGTGGTGTGTATTACATACAAGGGTAAATACGatatgtaaaattaatttttttccctttgttcCTAGAATACTGCCTCTGATGACGTGGTTGTAATTCAGTCTTGGATTTGGTGGCTTTTCCTTGCTCTTGGTAATGTTCTACAAATTATGTCATAAAGAATATCATAGATTTAGATGTGACTTCCGTTCAGTGACTAAGGAAACTCAGAAAGCATTCTGAGTGCTCATAGAAAGATGTTTAACTGGTGTGGAGCCTTTTGATATAGATGCCTTGCTTGTATGACCATTATTTTCAATAGAtttgacaacaaaaattaGCACCAAAAACAGACAACATTTCAGGCTCATCACAGCTTCATTTTTGAGTCTTCGAAAtagaaatgacattttgaagaacaAAGTGAAGCAATGGTgactttgaaatgttttctctttttctaattCAAAAGGAAATCTGGTGCACTGTATGACTGTTTTTAACTTTGATGGAGAAGTGAgccatgaaaatttgatatcaaacatgTTTGAGGGTCTAATAGCATGGGTGAGAAATTACTTATTAATTTGaccattaataatttataatttcacaCGTGAAATTACGTTGTCACTATGGCAACTTTTTCTTCAGTACAACCGGCAAAGGCAAAAGAACTGCGTCTCATGAGGGTAATTTCTCACCCATGATATCAATAGCTAATCAAATGGTACACTTGTGAAATTTGagaataatttcacttgtGTTTAATCCAAAGTcaaatcattttgattttggacaaaatgcaTATGAAATTATTCACCATTTGATTACCcatacaaaatttaattagAAGT is a window of Acropora palmata chromosome 4, jaAcrPala1.3, whole genome shotgun sequence DNA encoding:
- the LOC141878970 gene encoding NEDD4 family-interacting protein 1-like, with translation MSSNQRYEPVATSEPASSTAPVSVSLTIAPPPDDAVVYSPPPPYEARDEQDSSPGADLPPSYDIAAKLPTYEEAERVKETQDDLVDRNALLIDGGVEVSLGNDWLFGICFIMAFVFNWLGFFAAYCMTKTVAGRYGAISGFGLSVVKWVLILKNTASDDVVVIQSWIWWLFLALGWLIFVRSILVYLHIKWWVKKGCRAFPRYWGLPGSS